TCGAGGGACCCTtgagcctcagccaccttctGCAGGAGAACTAATTTCCTGCTCCAAGAAGCAGGTCTCCAGTTCTTCCCCTTGTccctcactgctgggggggTGTCAGGGTGGCTTGAAGCCCTtaggctgcagctccccagcccacagcagctcctcagggctgtCTGGGAGGCCTCACCAAGGTGACCTGCAAAGGAACCTTCTCAAGCTGGCATCAGATGGACTTCCTggatgaggaggttgagggcaccctcaggcagtttgctgctggcaccaagctgggtggcagtgggggatctgctggaggggcaggaaggggctgcagggggctctggccaggcctgagccaTGGGCTGGGGTCACCTCCaggaggtttaacaaagccaagggcttgctgctgctcttgggtccatgcaggctccaggctgggggcagagggggtggaaagtgcccagcagggtgctgggggtgctgggtgccagcagctgaagatgaggcagcggtgcccaggtggccaagaaggcctccagcagcctggcctggctcagtgctctgcctgcaggtagtttggaacccctccaggcatggggactccaccacctccctgggcagcctgtgccaagcccctgaccactctggcagcacagaaattgttcctcatccccaacctaagcctcccctggtgcagcttgaggccagttcctcttgtcctgtcacctgggagaggagcccagcccccagctggctgcagcctgctcagggagctgtagtgtgccagaaggtctcccctcagcctcctcccctctgaccacccccagctccctcagctgctcctccccagctctgttctccagccccagcttcaTCCAGGGGGATCCAaccctggggaggaggcaaggctgcagctgaggggaaGGGTCTCAGGTCGCTGTGGTTGGAGGTCTCTGCCTTGTTGGGTGTGaggtgcagcccctgccccctccacgctgcctcctggggggggggaaggtgatGCCTGCGGAGGTGCTGCGTGGGGCTGGCATCCGCGGAGCTCTTCTCTTGAGGGTCTctctctgttccactccccctcggCAGGCTCTGAGCCTCCCCCCCCGGCGGCTCTCGCCCTTCAGCTCCCTGCCGGAGGGGCCCTCGGCAGGGAGGCTGCGGCggggagcaggatgaaggtggTGCTGGCCAaggtgctgtgcctgctgggcgTCTGCGTCCTGATGCTGGCTGGCTCGCTGCTGCCTGTCAGGCTGATCGAGGCTGATTCCGAGACGGCTCAGCGCTCCGGGAGGCTcctggccctctgcagctcctgcggGGCTGGagtcttcctggccacctgcTTCAACGCCCTGCTGCCGGCAGTcagggagagggtgaggagctgccccctgcccagggagggctttggcactgccccctgcccagggagggctttGGCACTGCCCCTGAGGGGTGAGTAAAAGTGgggaggcactgcagcagctgtggagggactggtgacaagggctgggggtgacaggatgagggcaaatggctgtgagctgggagaggggagagtgagagtggagaggaggaagaaattgagagtgagggtggggagagcctggcacaggctgcccagggaggctgtggctgtgccctccctggaggtgctcaaggccaggctggatgaggccctgagcaagctgtgctggtgggaggtgtccctgcccgtggcaggggggttggacctggctgatcttgagggtcccttccaacccattcagTGATGCTAAGAaccaccctcctgccctgcaggagccctggcccccagcctcctggcccTGTGGAAATGGAGGGGATAGCTCCAGGCTGTGCCTTGAAGCCTCCTCAGaaacagctgagctgtgcctggggtttcagatcctgccctgctccctttgGGGCCACCTCCAGAGCActcactgggggtgtttgtgatgcctggggagctgggaggctcAGAAGCTGCTGCCCTCAAACCATAAAACACTTTCAGAGAGCCACAAGCCTTCTGCTGGCAGGGGAAGGAGTTCCCTGGCACACAGGATGGCTCcagtgggaaggggaaggagttCCCTGTCACACAGGATGGCTCcagtgggaaggggaaggagttCCCTGGCACACAGGATGGCTCcagtgggaaggggaaggagttCCCTGGCACACAGGATGGCTCcagtgggaaggggaaggagttCCCTGGCACACAGGATGGCTCcagtgggaaggggaaggagttCCCTGTCACACAGGATGGCTCcagtgggaaggggaaggagttCCCTGTCACACAGGATGGCTCcagtgggaaggggaaggagttCCCTGGCACACAGGATGGCTCcagtgggaaggggaaggagttCCCTGGCACACAGGATGGCTCcagtgggaaggggaaggagttCCCTGTCACACAGGATGGCTCcagtgggaaggggaaggagttCCCTGTCACACAGGATGGCTCcagtgggaaggggaaggagttCCCTGGCACACAGGATGGCTCcagtgggaaggggaaggagttCCCTGGCACACAGGATGGCTccagttggaaggggccttcaagctcagccagttccaacccccctgccatgggcagggacacctcccaccagcccagcttgctcaaggcctcatccagcctggcctggccaacctccagggctgctctgctccccagcttctctgggcagcctcttccagtgcctccccaccctcagagCACAGAACTCcttcctgctgtccaacctgaacctcctctgccctggcttccCAGCGCTGCTCCTTGGTCCCATCGCTCCCCTCCTACCCGAGgcctggaggggaaggggatcAGAGCTCCCTGGGCCAGCTTGGGGTCCAttcagagccctggggccacAGCAGGCACGTtgcccttcagggagctgaTGCCCTGTGGCTCTCTTTGCTCCCTTGCAGCTGGATGAAGTTCTCAGGCAGGGCAACGTCACCGTGGGCTACCCAGCGGCTGAGACCGTCCTGGCGGTCGGCTTCTTCGTCACAGTCTTcgtggagcagctcatcctgacCTTCCAGAAGGAGAAGCCTTCCTTCATTGACTTGGAGACCTTCAATGCTGGCTCAGATGTGGGCAGTGACTCTGAGCATGAGAGCCCCTTCATCCCCTCCCCCCGGGCCCCCCCCCTGCACGGCCACCCCCGCGGCCTCCGGCGGCTCTCCCGCTCCGGCCCCTTGCGCCTCCTGGGCTTGGTCTTTGCTCTCTCCACCCACTCCATCTTCgagggcctggccctgggcctgcaggaggaaggtgcCCAGGTGCTGAGCTCGTTCCTGGGGGTTGCCATTCACGAGACCCTGGTGGCAGTGGCCTTGGGCATCAGCATGGCCAAGAGCTCGCTGCCCCTGCGGGACGCGGCGAAGCTGGCGGCGACGGTGAGcctgatggtgcccctgggcaccagcaTTGGCATGGGCACTGAGAGCACCcagagtgcagccagcagcatcatctccctgctcctgcactttCCTGTTCATCACCTTCTTTGAGATCCtggtgaaggagctggaggagaagacCGACCGGCTCCTGAAGGTTCTCTTCCTGGTGCTGGGCTACACGGCTCTGGCTGGCTCGGTCTTCTTCAGGTGCTGAGGATGGCAGTGATGGGAAGCAGGCCTCACCTCCCCTCACCAAACCTcccctcacctcctccccttcaccacagcaccagagctgagcctcctcatcagccaggggggctgctgcagctccacagcccaAGCTGGAccctggtgctgggggtgaatgtttccagagtgacctgaaaggaggagaagagttTCCTCCTGGGGTGCTCAGGGGGGAGACAGAGATGAGGCCTGGCCCACTGGAGCtgtgcccccacccccacccccagctggtgtcccctgccctgcagcagcttgtggTGGAGGTGACTGCAGAGTCTGCTGCTCAAGCTGCCTTCGAGGAGCTCCTCAGGCATTTGGCCTCCTCTGAATCCACAGagccacctcccccctccctttcaccccttcactgcaggagctgagcctcagctctgctgcctgcacccctggctgctgctgggggagctgccaggaggtgaGAAGCAGGGGGAAGACTCCAAGCCAGAAGCAGGTGGGCTCACAGGGCCTGGGCCAGCTGCTCTAAGCTGCTTTTGCCAGCTTAGGCTGGAGCAAAACCTGCCTGCAAGAGCTGCCAAAAAtaacctcccccctcccctcccccccttctggggctgctctggtgccacagctccctccccagcacagcttccaccttcaagccaccagcagctcccagagcttttgtttctcagtgattaaagggaaaaatgagGCCAGGCCAagcttccttctctgcctctcaGCCATGTGTGGAGTTGCTCCCTGAAGAGAGCCTCAGTGTGTGGCTGGAAAATCCTCTCCCTGAGTGaaggctcttccccagccctctccaagCCCTTCTTGATGCTCTCTTTTTGGGGTGAGGgacaggcagaagcagctcccagcaggaatATTTGactggggaaagggggaggttgaagccagatgagtttgcaggtcccttccaagccccaagCCAAGGATTTTAGGGCTGAGTGATcctctgcaggccaggctggctgggcccttgagcagcctgggctgggggaaggtgtccttgcccttggcagggggggaatgggttggaattggatgggttttaaggtccctgccaaccccaaGCAATGATTTTGAGGGCTGAAAgctctttccagctgctctgcagggaaatGAGTTgagctctccctctcccctgggGGGGCTTgggagctcctcctgcagctctcccagggctTGCACAGCTTGTCCTGGAGCTCCGTCGAGGCTTCCAAAGGAGAAATCTCCTCCTGGGGGCTGTTGCTGATGTTGTGGAAGGGCTGATCAGAGGCTCCCCGCTGAGCACAAGCGGAGCTCTCCAcgtctgcagagcacagctcccccccagggcagctcagcctgctgcagatccCTTTGGATTCACCCTccgaggcaggcagctgggatcagaggctggagctggaaccctgcagccccgaggagggagggagggatgcagTTAATCAGCCACAGCTTCATCctgctgtgaccagcagggcaagggaggggatcctgcccctctgctctgctctggtgagaccccagctgcagcactgcctccagttctgggggccCCCAgtgcaagaaggacctggagctgctggagaggaggccccagagatgatcagagggctgcagaacctcccctggggggccagagttggggctgctcagcctggagaaggctccagggagacctcagagcaactttccagtacctgaaggggctccaggagagctggggagcgactggtgacaagggctgggagtgccaggatgagggagaatggatttgagctgggagaggagagactgagactggagatgaggaagagattctccAGAGTGAGGgttggggagagcctggcacaggctgcccagggaggctgtggctgcctcctgcctggaagtgctcaaagccaggctggatgaggccttgaggcaccagggctggtgggaggtgtccctgcctgtggcaggggagggttggaactggctgagctttgaggtcccttccaccccagccctATTCTGTGATCTCTTCCCTGTGGAagaagcaggggcagagcctggcggGGGGGTGAggtgctgctgagcctcctgaagctgtgcagcaggcaggggccatGCTGCAGTCCTCCAGCAGcgtgagctgggagcagggagaggctggtggggctgggaagcagcatctTGGAGGCAGTGGttggcccagctgcagcatatggaggctgctgaggctcagctgccagctcccgGCGCTGCCGGTTTTAATTGCTGCAACCTCCCCGAGTCAATTAATCTTGCTTTGAAAGACCTGGagtggaaggagaggggagggggggccgAGGGGGGGGAGGGTTATTTTGGGCCTCTGATGACACAGATGAAAGCAGGGCCTGATGAGAGGCTAATTCGCCTCGCCCGCGGTGAACCTGGGGCTGTGATTGCGCTGccggcaggcagctcctgccggccgccgccgctcccggcCGGGGCTCCTCTGCGCCTGCCGGCTGGGGGGAAAGGGGCACGGGGCCCAGCGACCCTCTCCTTGggcacagccttcccctgcctcctgctttcTGCACCTAAC
The DNA window shown above is from Dryobates pubescens isolate bDryPub1 chromosome 31, bDryPub1.pri, whole genome shotgun sequence and carries:
- the SLC39A3 gene encoding LOW QUALITY PROTEIN: zinc transporter ZIP3 (The sequence of the model RefSeq protein was modified relative to this genomic sequence to represent the inferred CDS: inserted 2 bases in 1 codon); its protein translation is MKVVLAKVLCLLGVCVLMLAGSLLPVRLIEADSETAQRSGRLLALCSSCGAGVFLATCFNALLPAVRERLDEVLRQGNVTVGYPAAETVLAVGFFVTVFVEQLILTFQKEKPSFIDLETFNAGSDVGSDSEHESPFIPSPRAPPLHGHPRGLRRLSRSGPLRLLGLVFALSTHSIFEGLALGLQEEGAQVLSSFLGVAIHETLVAVALGISMAKSSLPLRDAAKLAATVSLMVPLGTSIGMGTESTQSAASSIISLLLXTFLFITFFEILVKELEEKTDRLLKVLFLVLGYTALAGSVFFRC